CCCTTGGTCAAACGCTCTATTGAGGACTATGGCACCCGGTTTACAGGGACAGCCGTAACACTGGATTCCTCTGACATTTCGATTTTTGATGGCCGTGGAAGCCTGAAAGGTTTCCAGATTGGTAACCCTGCGGGATACCAGTCTCCACATGCCATTCGTATTGAATCCGTGGATGTCTCAATGGACACTAAATCGGTGACAACAGATACCATTGTCATTCATTCCCTGCGAATCGACCGCCCACAGCTGACACTTGAGCTGTCCAAAAAAGGCACGAATATCGAAGAAATTCGAGACCATATTGCTCAGCGGGTGAGAAAGCATGAAGCTGCGCAGGCTGCGAAAGCAGAAAAAGAGGGCGCAGCAGACGAAAAAAAGGCGGATGAGCCGAAAGAAGAAAAGTATGTTCAGATCAAAGACGTGGACATTATCGGCACACAGGTCAACGTGGCGCTGACTGGCCTGAGAAAGAATTTGGTCACAGTGAAGGCCGGTGATATTCATATCATGGATATTGGAACAGACCGAAAGGTGACCATGTCTGAAGCTGCCCTGATTATTGTTGAAGCCATCAATAATAGCGTGGTGGAGTCTGTGCCGGGCCTGAACAAGAATTCTTTTGAAAAAGGTCTGGATTCGGTCAAGGAAGGACTGGATGAGTTCGGTAAGGGACTCCAGAATTTCTTCAATGATCTCGAA
This genomic stretch from Desulfobaculum bizertense DSM 18034 harbors:
- a CDS encoding AsmA family protein; amino-acid sequence: MKKILGISCLVLVLAVVGLGAYAIMSINPLVKRSIEDYGTRFTGTAVTLDSSDISIFDGRGSLKGFQIGNPAGYQSPHAIRIESVDVSMDTKSVTTDTIVIHSLRIDRPQLTLELSKKGTNIEEIRDHIAQRVRKHEAAQAAKAEKEGAADEKKADEPKEEKYVQIKDVDIIGTQVNVALTGLRKNLVTVKAGDIHIMDIGTDRKVTMSEAALIIVEAINNSVVESVPGLNKNSFEKGLDSVKEGLDEFGKGLQNFFNDLEK